In one window of Corynebacterium mycetoides DNA:
- the ispG gene encoding flavodoxin-dependent (E)-4-hydroxy-3-methylbut-2-enyl-diphosphate synthase, with translation MSVPIGLGIPEGPPPTLAPRRKTRQLMVGNVGVGSDYPISVQSMTTTKTHDINATLQQIAQLATTGCDIVRVACPKTVDAEALPAIAAKSPIPVIADIHFQPKYIFAAIDAGCAAVRVNPGNIKEFDGRVKEVAKAAGDAGIPIRIGVNGGSLDKRLMEKYGKATPEALVESAVYEAGLFEEYGYGDIAISVKHSDPVVMVEAYRQLAEVTDYPLHLGVTEAGPLMMGTIKSSVAFGALLSQGIGDTIRVSLSADPVEEIKVGDQILQSMNLRPRKLEIVSCPSCGRAQVDVYTLAEEVTAGLEGMEFPLRVAVMGCVVNGPGEARDADLGVASGNGKGQIFVKGEVVETVPESKIVETLISHAMRIAEEEGLEEIAGAKAEVKITH, from the coding sequence ATGAGTGTCCCTATCGGTTTAGGTATCCCTGAAGGTCCGCCTCCCACGCTTGCGCCGCGGCGCAAGACCCGCCAGCTGATGGTGGGCAACGTTGGCGTGGGATCCGATTACCCGATTTCCGTGCAGTCGATGACCACAACCAAGACGCACGACATCAACGCCACGCTGCAGCAGATCGCCCAGCTAGCCACCACCGGCTGCGACATCGTGCGCGTCGCCTGCCCGAAGACGGTCGACGCAGAGGCGTTGCCGGCGATCGCCGCGAAGTCGCCCATCCCCGTCATCGCGGACATCCACTTCCAGCCGAAGTACATCTTCGCCGCCATCGACGCCGGCTGCGCCGCGGTGCGCGTGAACCCGGGCAACATCAAGGAGTTTGACGGCCGGGTCAAAGAGGTGGCCAAGGCCGCGGGCGACGCGGGCATTCCGATCCGCATCGGCGTCAACGGCGGCTCCCTGGACAAGCGCCTGATGGAGAAGTACGGCAAGGCCACCCCGGAGGCCCTGGTGGAGTCCGCCGTGTACGAAGCCGGGCTGTTTGAGGAGTACGGCTACGGCGACATCGCGATTTCCGTGAAGCACTCCGACCCGGTGGTCATGGTCGAGGCGTACCGCCAGCTCGCTGAGGTGACGGACTACCCGCTGCACCTCGGGGTGACCGAGGCGGGCCCGCTGATGATGGGCACGATCAAGTCCTCCGTCGCGTTCGGCGCGCTGCTCTCGCAGGGCATCGGCGACACCATCCGCGTCTCGCTGTCGGCGGATCCGGTGGAGGAGATCAAGGTGGGTGACCAGATCCTGCAGTCCATGAACCTGCGTCCCCGCAAACTCGAGATCGTGTCCTGCCCGTCGTGCGGGCGCGCGCAGGTGGACGTCTACACCTTGGCCGAGGAGGTCACCGCCGGCCTGGAAGGCATGGAGTTCCCGCTGCGTGTCGCGGTGATGGGCTGCGTGGTCAACGGTCCGGGCGAGGCGCGCGACGCCGACCTCGGTGTCGCCTCCGGCAACGGCAAGGGCCAGATCTTCGTCAAGGGCGAGGTAGTGGAGACGGTCCCGGAGTCGAAGATTGTGGAGACGCTCATCAGCCACGCCATGCGCATCGCCGAGGAGGAGGGCCTCGAGGAGATCGCCGGCGCCAAGGCAGAGGTCAAGATCACACACTAG
- a CDS encoding alpha/beta hydrolase, with product MTTKPGASSSPSSDEYDSLEWSDDVLGDGFESVTLTLAPDGDDSGKRADSGTNRAVLVRALPDAPTGKPALLWVHGMSDYFFQAHVARHYVSKGYPFYALDLRRCGRAHRSGEPYHYTTDLSHYFPELSRSLDIISSRHGTLIPLAHSTGGLIVPLWADDLRSKAPEAHSKISGIILNSPWLDMQFPRPAVAVTRPVVGFLGKRFPRLPIPVGGLSAYGESISSTEHGEWDFNTEWKPVEGHGKYVGWLRAVFEGQKPVHAGEVDTGVPMLTLVSSHSYLSKPYSPAADTADTVLDVDQIRRWAPTLSSDSEVEVIDGARHDVFLSERHAREAAFAAVDAWLEEQTEGQVERH from the coding sequence ATGACGACGAAACCCGGTGCAAGCTCCTCCCCCTCCTCCGATGAGTATGACTCGCTTGAGTGGTCGGACGACGTCCTCGGCGACGGTTTTGAGTCCGTAACTCTCACACTCGCCCCCGACGGCGACGACAGCGGCAAAAGGGCCGACAGCGGAACCAACCGCGCCGTCCTGGTGCGCGCCCTGCCGGACGCGCCCACGGGCAAGCCGGCCCTGCTGTGGGTCCACGGCATGTCCGACTACTTCTTCCAGGCGCACGTGGCGCGCCACTACGTAAGCAAGGGCTACCCGTTTTACGCCCTCGACCTGCGCAGGTGCGGCCGCGCCCACCGTTCCGGCGAGCCGTACCACTACACCACGGACCTCTCCCACTACTTCCCGGAGCTCTCGCGCAGCCTCGACATCATCAGCTCCCGCCACGGCACGCTCATCCCCCTCGCCCACTCCACCGGGGGGCTCATCGTGCCGCTGTGGGCCGACGACTTGCGGAGCAAGGCGCCCGAGGCGCACAGCAAAATCAGTGGAATCATCCTGAACAGCCCGTGGCTTGACATGCAGTTCCCGCGCCCGGCGGTCGCCGTCACGCGCCCCGTCGTCGGTTTCCTGGGCAAGCGCTTCCCCCGGCTGCCCATCCCCGTGGGCGGGCTGAGCGCCTACGGCGAGTCCATTTCGTCCACCGAACACGGCGAGTGGGACTTCAACACGGAGTGGAAGCCCGTCGAGGGCCACGGCAAGTACGTCGGCTGGCTGCGCGCGGTGTTCGAGGGCCAGAAGCCGGTGCACGCCGGCGAGGTGGACACCGGCGTGCCCATGCTGACACTCGTGTCCTCGCACTCCTACCTGTCCAAGCCCTACTCGCCCGCCGCGGATACCGCGGACACCGTCCTCGACGTTGACCAGATCCGCCGCTGGGCCCCGACCTTGAGCAGCGATTCCGAGGTCGAGGTCATCGACGGCGCGCGTCACGACGTCTTCCTGTCCGAGCGCCACGCCCGCGAGGCCGCGTTCGCCGCCGTGGACGCCTGGCTCGAGGAGCAGACAGAGGGGCAGGTCGAGCGGCACTGA
- the rlmN gene encoding 23S rRNA (adenine(2503)-C(2))-methyltransferase RlmN, giving the protein MSDFPKIQLLAPKRGMPPKHFADLTKDERVEALRDLGLPKFRADQIARHYYGKFEADPLTMTDLPEAQRQLVKDALFPTLLTEIRSLETDDGDTTKTLWRLHDGILLESVLMRYPDRATLCISSQAGCGMACPFCATGQGGLDRNLSTAEIVDQVRAAAARMQAEGSRLSNVVFMGMGEPLANYNRVVAAVRQITQPAPDGFGISQRNVTVSTVGLAPQIRRLADEGLSCTLAVSMHTPDDELRDELVPMNNRYSVADVLDAARYYADQTGRRVSIEYALIRDINDHDFRADMLGRKLHDALGSKVHVNLIPLNPTPGSKWDASPRHRQDEFVRRVIAQGVTCTVRDTKGQEIAAACGQLAAEEKAG; this is encoded by the coding sequence ATGAGCGATTTTCCGAAGATCCAGTTGCTGGCCCCCAAGCGCGGCATGCCGCCGAAGCATTTCGCCGACCTGACCAAGGACGAGCGCGTCGAGGCGCTGCGCGATCTCGGGCTGCCGAAGTTCCGCGCCGACCAGATCGCGCGCCACTACTACGGCAAGTTCGAGGCGGACCCCCTGACCATGACGGACCTGCCGGAGGCCCAGCGTCAGCTGGTCAAGGACGCCCTGTTTCCCACGCTGCTCACGGAGATCCGCTCGCTGGAGACGGATGACGGCGACACCACGAAGACGCTGTGGCGCCTGCACGACGGCATCCTGCTCGAGTCCGTGCTCATGCGCTACCCCGACCGCGCCACCCTGTGCATCTCGTCCCAGGCCGGTTGCGGCATGGCCTGCCCGTTCTGCGCGACCGGCCAGGGCGGCCTCGACCGCAACCTGTCCACCGCGGAAATCGTCGACCAGGTGCGCGCCGCGGCGGCCCGCATGCAGGCCGAAGGCTCGCGCCTGTCCAACGTCGTCTTCATGGGAATGGGCGAGCCGCTGGCCAACTACAACCGCGTCGTGGCCGCGGTGCGCCAGATCACCCAGCCCGCGCCGGACGGCTTCGGAATCTCCCAGCGCAACGTCACCGTGTCCACGGTCGGCCTGGCGCCCCAGATCCGCCGGCTTGCCGACGAAGGGTTGTCCTGCACCCTCGCCGTCTCCATGCACACGCCCGACGACGAACTGCGCGACGAGCTCGTGCCCATGAACAACCGCTACTCCGTCGCCGACGTGCTGGACGCCGCACGCTACTACGCCGACCAGACCGGCCGGCGTGTGTCCATCGAGTACGCCCTGATCCGCGACATCAACGACCACGACTTCCGCGCCGACATGCTGGGCCGCAAGCTCCACGACGCACTCGGGTCGAAGGTGCACGTCAACCTGATCCCGCTTAACCCCACCCCGGGGTCGAAGTGGGACGCCTCGCCCCGGCACCGCCAGGACGAGTTCGTCCGCCGCGTTATCGCGCAGGGGGTCACCTGCACGGTGCGCGACACCAAGGGGCAGGAGATCGCCGCCGCCTGCGGGCAGCTCGCCGCCGAGGAGAAGGCGGGTTAG
- the map gene encoding type I methionyl aminopeptidase: MSRRGLLTPGKPTPVRTVPEDIERPEYAWKEDVQENIGEPFVQTPETIERMREASKIAANALAVAGAAVKPGVTTDEVDRVAHEYMLDHGAYPSTLGYRDYPKSCCVSLNEIVCHGIPDTTVIEEGDIVNIDVTAYKNGVHGDTNATFLAGEVEQRHRELVERTYQAMMRGIKAAKPGREINVIGRVIESYARRFGYNVVTDFTGHGVGPTFHNGLVVLHYDSDAYRDVLEPGMTLTIEPMINLGALPYRIWDDDWTVQNLDGEYTAQFEHTIVITETGNEILTVPDAAVASGMLMLGDA; this comes from the coding sequence ATGAGTAGAAGAGGATTGCTAACGCCCGGAAAGCCCACCCCCGTCCGCACCGTCCCGGAGGACATCGAGCGCCCGGAGTACGCGTGGAAGGAGGACGTGCAGGAAAACATCGGCGAGCCCTTCGTCCAGACCCCGGAGACGATCGAGAGGATGCGCGAGGCGTCCAAGATCGCGGCGAACGCCCTTGCTGTTGCGGGCGCGGCCGTCAAGCCCGGCGTGACCACGGACGAGGTGGACCGCGTCGCGCACGAGTACATGCTCGACCACGGCGCCTACCCCTCTACGCTGGGCTACCGTGATTACCCGAAGTCGTGCTGCGTCTCGCTCAACGAGATCGTCTGCCACGGCATTCCGGACACGACGGTGATCGAGGAGGGTGACATCGTGAACATCGACGTCACCGCCTACAAGAACGGGGTGCACGGTGACACCAACGCCACCTTCCTCGCCGGGGAGGTCGAGCAGCGCCACCGCGAGCTCGTGGAGCGCACCTACCAGGCGATGATGCGGGGCATCAAGGCGGCGAAGCCGGGTCGCGAGATCAACGTCATCGGCCGCGTCATCGAGTCCTACGCCAGGCGCTTCGGCTACAACGTGGTCACTGACTTCACCGGCCACGGCGTCGGCCCCACCTTCCACAACGGCCTGGTGGTGCTGCACTACGACTCCGACGCCTACCGCGACGTCCTCGAGCCGGGCATGACCCTGACCATCGAGCCCATGATCAACCTGGGCGCCCTGCCGTACCGCATCTGGGACGACGACTGGACGGTGCAGAACCTCGACGGCGAGTACACCGCCCAGTTCGAGCACACCATCGTCATCACGGAGACGGGCAACGAGATCCTCACGGTCCCCGACGCCGCAGTCGCTTCCGGCATGCTCATGCTTGGCGACGCCTAA
- a CDS encoding penicillin-binding transpeptidase domain-containing protein, whose product MKRVVLLVALLCAGGLAACTPRPNDAEPAAAAFLEAVETQDYDTLASLVDDPAGATSSIRATWDGLQAEAATLELADVSQQDNLATATYTVSWQLPRDRSFSYEATATLTQTNGEWTVRWQPAVMNPRLGAGQHLELRSEPADKASVVSSDGVELLKPGVAYRVLVDTTQVRNARDTASRVAAALARAHAADESVPVRDAEEVARALEGASGSYSVALIPAAAQGAFQEALGDAPEVRLNEEAAMVNADPGFAPDIMARVGELVRDDLEGTAGWNVSVVNANGNALEELTGEQAEPSPAIHISLDHAVQLAAEKALEPIAGQEAMLVAIRPSTGGILAVAQTPAADKQGNIATMGQYPPGSTFKIITSAAGLQLRGLNPGSIVPCPGTMNLYGRVVTNYAGFALGSVPLETAFARSCNTTFADISTQLEPGQLRDVGKQFGLGIDLTIPGLDTVTGSIPVGEEPLDRTEAGYGQGHDLASPFGMALVSATAAHGSMPVPFLIEGQKTEMTEPAAAPPPEVIGQLQQLMAAVTAPGGTAAGMSAGGDIRGKTGEAEINGGSHAWFTGYRADDDIAFATLIVLGGGSEAAVAVTDRMFVNLDQARNPGGE is encoded by the coding sequence ATGAAACGCGTCGTCCTCCTCGTGGCTCTCCTGTGCGCCGGCGGTCTCGCCGCCTGCACTCCGCGCCCGAATGACGCCGAACCCGCCGCGGCCGCGTTCCTGGAGGCCGTCGAGACGCAGGATTACGACACGCTCGCCTCGCTTGTCGACGACCCCGCCGGCGCCACCTCGTCCATCCGCGCTACCTGGGACGGCCTGCAGGCGGAGGCTGCGACGCTGGAGCTGGCAGACGTCAGCCAGCAGGACAACCTCGCCACCGCCACCTACACCGTCTCCTGGCAGCTCCCGCGGGACCGCAGTTTCTCCTACGAGGCCACCGCGACACTGACCCAGACAAACGGGGAGTGGACCGTGCGCTGGCAGCCCGCCGTGATGAACCCGCGCCTGGGCGCCGGCCAGCACCTGGAGCTGCGCAGCGAGCCCGCGGACAAGGCCAGCGTGGTCTCCTCCGACGGGGTCGAGTTGCTCAAGCCGGGGGTGGCCTACCGGGTGCTCGTGGACACCACCCAGGTCCGCAACGCCCGTGACACCGCCTCGCGCGTCGCCGCGGCGCTGGCCCGGGCGCACGCCGCCGACGAGTCGGTGCCGGTCCGGGACGCGGAGGAGGTGGCGAGGGCGCTCGAGGGGGCGTCGGGAAGCTACTCGGTGGCCCTCATCCCCGCGGCCGCGCAGGGCGCATTCCAGGAGGCGCTTGGCGACGCCCCCGAGGTGCGCCTGAACGAGGAAGCCGCGATGGTCAACGCTGATCCCGGCTTCGCCCCGGACATCATGGCACGCGTTGGCGAGCTGGTCCGCGACGACCTGGAGGGCACCGCCGGCTGGAACGTCAGCGTGGTCAACGCCAACGGCAACGCGCTCGAGGAGCTCACTGGCGAGCAGGCGGAGCCCTCCCCGGCGATCCACATCAGCCTGGACCACGCGGTGCAGCTGGCGGCGGAGAAGGCCTTGGAGCCGATCGCCGGGCAGGAGGCGATGCTGGTGGCCATCAGGCCGTCGACAGGCGGGATCCTCGCCGTGGCGCAGACGCCCGCTGCGGACAAGCAGGGCAACATCGCCACGATGGGCCAGTACCCGCCGGGTTCGACGTTCAAGATCATCACCAGCGCCGCCGGTCTGCAGCTGCGCGGGCTCAACCCGGGCAGCATCGTGCCGTGCCCGGGGACGATGAACCTGTACGGGCGAGTGGTGACCAACTACGCCGGCTTCGCCCTCGGCAGCGTCCCGCTCGAGACCGCGTTCGCGCGCTCGTGCAACACGACCTTCGCGGACATCTCGACGCAGCTGGAGCCGGGGCAGCTGAGGGACGTCGGCAAGCAGTTCGGGCTGGGCATCGACCTGACAATCCCCGGCCTGGATACCGTGACAGGCTCGATCCCCGTCGGGGAGGAGCCGCTCGACCGCACCGAGGCCGGCTACGGCCAGGGCCACGACCTGGCGAGCCCCTTCGGCATGGCGCTGGTCTCCGCCACCGCGGCCCACGGCTCGATGCCGGTGCCCTTCCTCATCGAGGGGCAGAAGACCGAGATGACGGAGCCCGCCGCGGCGCCGCCGCCCGAGGTCATCGGGCAGCTGCAGCAGCTGATGGCTGCGGTTACGGCGCCCGGCGGCACCGCGGCCGGGATGAGCGCCGGGGGAGACATCCGCGGCAAGACGGGCGAGGCGGAGATCAACGGGGGATCGCACGCCTGGTTCACCGGCTACCGCGCCGACGACGACATCGCCTTCGCCACCCTCATCGTCCTCGGCGGGGGCTCGGAGGCCGCCGTGGCGGTGACGGACAGGATGTTCGTCAACCTCGACCAGGCGCGCAACCCGGGAGGGGAGTGA
- a CDS encoding DUF2631 domain-containing protein produces the protein MANHAKEKAPQVYNGVSEADVPSAKFGWSELSPGAVQIAGWISVAFLVAYNFGNHHGHVETIWLITLAVLIALGLILFAVRPRLNQVRTVTARNKPVGYQERDWAYDQRTLSGAYENLEDEHLRALNIDPSRVRHLRAANNPNSEILSAKRDITVTTER, from the coding sequence GTGGCCAACCACGCGAAGGAAAAGGCACCCCAGGTGTACAACGGCGTTTCCGAGGCGGATGTGCCCTCGGCCAAGTTCGGCTGGAGTGAGCTGAGCCCGGGCGCGGTTCAGATCGCCGGCTGGATCTCTGTCGCCTTCCTCGTCGCCTACAACTTCGGCAACCACCACGGGCATGTGGAGACCATCTGGCTGATCACCCTCGCCGTCCTCATCGCACTGGGCCTCATCCTGTTTGCCGTGCGCCCCCGCCTGAACCAGGTGCGTACCGTCACCGCCCGCAACAAGCCGGTTGGCTACCAGGAGCGCGACTGGGCGTACGACCAGCGCACGCTGTCCGGCGCCTACGAGAATCTCGAGGACGAGCACCTGCGGGCGCTCAACATCGACCCGTCCCGCGTCCGCCACCTGCGCGCGGCCAACAACCCGAACAGTGAGATTCTCTCCGCTAAGCGCGACATCACCGTGACTACGGAGCGTTAG
- the mtr gene encoding mycothione reductase: protein MTVDAHYDLIIVGAGSGNSIPTPELDDWSIAIVEEGKFGGTCMNVGCIPTKMFVVAANSAFDAAHAQRLGVDTQFNGADWPAITQRIFDDRIDVIATGGEEYRRGEGSPNVDVYDRHATFVGPTTLKTGQGDAEKTITGDTIVIAAGARPFLPDWTADVPVHTSDDIMRLQRQPESLTIVGGGFIAMEFAHIFNSLSTKVRLVSRSPFLRSLDADITSAFNDIADATYEVHKGRTVTSAHGDEDSVTLTLDDGSTVTSEKVLVATGRIPNGDRLNLEAAGIEMDGARVKVDEFGRTTADGVWALGDVSSPFQLKHVANAETRAVRHNILHPDAMVPMPHKHVPFAVFTHPQIATVGMTEAQAVEAGYDVTTKIQNYGDVAYGWGLEDTTGIVKLVADKASGKLLGAHYMGPQAPTLIQQMITFLAYDIDLRTAARGQYWIHPALPEVTENAILGLDLKFPEV, encoded by the coding sequence ATGACCGTCGACGCCCACTACGACCTGATCATCGTTGGAGCCGGTTCAGGCAATTCGATACCCACCCCGGAGCTCGACGACTGGTCGATCGCCATCGTCGAGGAAGGGAAGTTCGGCGGGACCTGCATGAACGTGGGGTGCATCCCGACGAAGATGTTCGTGGTCGCCGCGAACTCCGCTTTCGATGCCGCCCATGCACAGCGACTCGGCGTGGATACGCAGTTCAACGGTGCCGACTGGCCGGCCATCACCCAGCGCATCTTTGACGACCGCATTGACGTGATCGCCACCGGCGGGGAGGAATACCGGCGCGGCGAGGGCAGCCCGAACGTGGATGTCTACGACCGCCACGCCACGTTCGTCGGCCCGACGACATTGAAGACCGGCCAGGGCGACGCGGAGAAGACGATCACGGGCGACACCATCGTCATCGCGGCGGGCGCTCGCCCGTTCCTCCCCGACTGGACCGCCGACGTGCCTGTGCACACCAGCGACGACATCATGCGCCTTCAGCGCCAGCCGGAGAGCCTCACCATCGTCGGCGGCGGGTTCATCGCCATGGAGTTCGCCCACATCTTCAACTCGCTGAGCACGAAGGTCCGGCTGGTCAGCCGCTCCCCGTTCCTGCGCTCGCTCGACGCCGACATCACCAGCGCCTTCAACGACATCGCGGACGCCACCTACGAGGTGCACAAGGGCCGCACGGTGACCTCGGCGCACGGCGATGAGGACTCCGTCACGCTCACGCTTGACGACGGCTCCACCGTGACGTCGGAAAAAGTTCTCGTCGCCACGGGGCGCATCCCGAACGGCGACCGCCTGAACCTCGAGGCGGCGGGCATCGAGATGGACGGCGCCCGGGTGAAGGTCGACGAGTTCGGCCGCACCACGGCTGACGGGGTGTGGGCGCTGGGCGACGTATCGTCGCCCTTCCAGCTCAAGCACGTGGCCAACGCCGAGACCCGCGCCGTGCGCCACAACATCCTCCACCCCGACGCGATGGTCCCGATGCCCCACAAGCATGTTCCGTTCGCGGTGTTCACGCACCCGCAGATTGCCACGGTGGGGATGACGGAAGCGCAGGCCGTCGAGGCCGGGTACGACGTCACCACGAAGATCCAAAACTACGGCGACGTGGCGTACGGCTGGGGGCTCGAGGACACGACCGGCATTGTCAAGCTCGTCGCCGACAAGGCCAGCGGCAAGCTGCTCGGGGCGCACTACATGGGCCCGCAGGCGCCGACGCTGATCCAGCAGATGATCACCTTCCTCGCCTACGACATCGATCTGCGCACCGCGGCGCGAGGGCAGTACTGGATCCACCCGGCGCTTCCCGAAGTGACCGAGAACGCGATCCTGGGGCTGGACTTGAAGTTTCCGGAGGTGTAG
- the dxr gene encoding 1-deoxy-D-xylulose-5-phosphate reductoisomerase, protein MSAVKKIVVLGSTGSIGTQALDVVGANPGLFQVVGIAAGGSDPASVVAQARALGLAPHQVAVSRPEAAREVGQALGGEVLRSPEELVRAQPADTVLNALVGSLGLASTLAALEAGATLALANKESLVAGGRMVMDRAKPGQIVPVDSEHSAMAQCLRAGRRGEVARFVLTASGGPFRGRSRAQMWDVTPAQAAAHPTWSMGQMNTLNSATLVNKGLELIEASLLFSVEPSLIDVTVHPQSIIHSMVTFTDGATIAQASPPSMKLPISHALAWPDRVAHAQPALDFSESFGWTFEPLDDAAFPAVRLARKVAAAGQGFPAVYNAANEEAAAAFLAGRIRFPQIVDVISDVLEGACDFASYPAGGQVSFEDVVEVERQARRRANLRIDALAGGAVR, encoded by the coding sequence ATGTCTGCGGTTAAGAAAATTGTCGTGTTGGGGTCGACGGGCTCGATTGGCACCCAGGCGCTCGACGTGGTTGGCGCCAACCCGGGGTTGTTCCAGGTGGTGGGCATTGCCGCAGGGGGAAGCGACCCGGCGAGCGTTGTCGCGCAGGCGCGGGCGCTGGGTCTTGCGCCGCACCAGGTGGCCGTGTCGCGGCCCGAGGCCGCGCGCGAGGTGGGGCAAGCGCTCGGCGGCGAGGTGCTGCGCAGCCCGGAGGAGCTCGTGCGGGCGCAACCGGCCGACACGGTGCTCAACGCGCTCGTCGGGTCGCTCGGGCTGGCCTCCACGCTGGCCGCGCTCGAGGCCGGGGCGACGCTCGCGTTGGCGAACAAGGAGTCCCTCGTCGCCGGCGGGCGTATGGTGATGGACCGCGCGAAGCCGGGGCAGATCGTGCCGGTGGATTCGGAGCATTCGGCGATGGCGCAGTGCCTGCGGGCGGGGCGCCGCGGGGAGGTCGCCCGGTTCGTGCTCACCGCCTCCGGCGGGCCGTTCCGGGGCCGCTCGCGCGCGCAGATGTGGGATGTCACGCCCGCTCAGGCGGCGGCGCACCCGACGTGGTCGATGGGGCAGATGAACACGCTCAACTCCGCCACCCTGGTGAACAAGGGGCTCGAGCTCATCGAGGCCTCGCTGCTCTTTTCCGTCGAGCCCTCGCTTATCGACGTCACAGTGCACCCGCAGTCCATCATCCACTCCATGGTCACGTTCACGGACGGGGCGACGATCGCCCAGGCGTCGCCGCCGTCGATGAAGCTGCCGATCTCCCACGCGCTTGCGTGGCCGGACCGGGTGGCTCACGCGCAGCCAGCGCTCGACTTCTCCGAGTCTTTCGGGTGGACGTTCGAGCCGCTGGATGACGCGGCCTTCCCGGCTGTGCGGCTGGCGCGCAAGGTGGCCGCTGCCGGGCAGGGTTTCCCCGCGGTGTACAACGCGGCCAACGAGGAGGCGGCGGCGGCCTTCTTGGCGGGGCGGATCCGCTTCCCGCAGATCGTCGACGTCATCTCCGACGTGCTCGAGGGAGCCTGCGATTTCGCCTCGTACCCGGCGGGAGGGCAGGTGTCCTTCGAGGACGTGGTCGAGGTGGAGCGGCAGGCGCGCCGGCGGGCGAACCTGCGTATCGACGCCCTGGCTGGCGGGGCAGTGCGCTAG
- a CDS encoding M50 family metallopeptidase — MGVVGIIVFALGIGASIALHEAGHMLTARAFGMRVRRYFVGFGPTLWSVRRGHTEYGLAALPFGGFCDIAGMTAADPLTAEERPLAMYTKPWWQRVAVMSGGVAVNILIAVVITYFVAVFATIPNPYADRTPRVGELVCTSDQLDAETVAECSGSGPAAAAGVRPGDELVAVDGQRVDTFYELRDYVLQRPGETVTLEVRRDGEVLAIPVQLDAVVRINPATGAEFSAGAIGMTSAPADNALASFGPVEAVPASLAFTGQMMRATAEGLVAFPSKIPGVVASIFGAERDVTGPVSVIGASRAGGELAQRSMWETFWMMLASLNVFLALFNLVPLPPLDGGHIAVIIWERIRDALRRMRGLGPGGPADYSKLLPVTYAMAALLLTVGVFVMVADVVNPVRLFG; from the coding sequence GTGGGTGTCGTCGGCATCATCGTGTTCGCGCTCGGCATCGGGGCGTCGATCGCGCTGCACGAGGCGGGCCACATGCTCACGGCGCGGGCGTTCGGGATGCGCGTGCGCCGGTACTTCGTCGGCTTCGGGCCCACGCTGTGGTCCGTTAGGCGCGGGCACACCGAGTACGGGCTGGCGGCGCTGCCGTTCGGCGGGTTCTGCGACATCGCCGGCATGACGGCGGCCGACCCGCTCACCGCGGAGGAGCGGCCGCTGGCCATGTACACAAAGCCGTGGTGGCAGCGCGTGGCCGTGATGTCGGGCGGCGTGGCCGTGAACATCCTCATCGCGGTGGTGATCACCTACTTCGTGGCGGTGTTCGCGACCATCCCGAACCCGTACGCCGACCGCACGCCGCGGGTGGGCGAGCTCGTGTGCACGTCCGACCAGCTCGACGCGGAAACCGTGGCGGAGTGCTCGGGTTCCGGGCCGGCGGCCGCGGCCGGTGTGAGGCCGGGAGACGAGCTCGTGGCCGTCGACGGACAGCGCGTGGACACGTTCTACGAGCTGCGCGACTACGTGTTGCAGCGCCCGGGCGAAACCGTCACCCTCGAAGTCCGCCGCGACGGCGAGGTGCTGGCGATCCCGGTCCAGCTCGACGCGGTGGTGCGCATCAACCCCGCGACCGGCGCGGAGTTTTCGGCAGGCGCGATAGGCATGACGAGCGCGCCTGCGGACAACGCGTTGGCCTCCTTCGGCCCGGTGGAGGCGGTGCCGGCGTCGCTGGCGTTCACGGGCCAGATGATGCGCGCCACCGCGGAGGGGTTGGTGGCCTTCCCGTCGAAGATCCCCGGCGTCGTCGCCTCCATCTTCGGCGCCGAGCGCGACGTCACCGGCCCGGTCAGCGTCATCGGCGCCTCCCGCGCCGGGGGTGAGCTGGCGCAGCGCAGCATGTGGGAGACCTTCTGGATGATGCTTGCGTCGCTGAACGTGTTCCTGGCGCTGTTTAACCTCGTGCCGCTCCCGCCGCTCGACGGCGGGCACATCGCGGTGATCATCTGGGAGAGGATCCGCGACGCGCTGCGTCGGATGCGCGGCCTGGGGCCGGGCGGGCCGGCCGACTACAGCAAGCTCCTTCCCGTGACCTACGCGATGGCCGCCCTGCTTCTGACCGTCGGTGTGTTTGTCATGGTGGCGGATGTGGTGAACCCGGTGCGGCTATTCGGTTAG